Proteins co-encoded in one Candidatus Methanoperedens sp. genomic window:
- the sucD gene encoding succinate--CoA ligase subunit alpha: protein MGILIDKNTRVLVQGITGHEGSLQTGQMIDFGTDIVGGITPGKGGNLVNDRPVFDSVKEALTETDANASVIFVPPKFAADSIFEAIDYGIELIVCITEGIPVHDMMRVWSYLKTSSSRLLGPNCPGITTPGDSKIGIMPNNIHKPGNIGVVSRSGTLTYEIVDMLSKNGIGQSTSVGIGGDPVSGTSFVDILELFEDDPGTHAVVMVGEIGGTAEEESIDFIKQMSKPVISYIVGVSAPPGKTMGHAGAIISMGVGTALEKIQAFEKAGITVAKSPSDIVQLVKNSL from the coding sequence TTGGGCATTCTAATTGATAAAAATACGCGCGTGCTTGTACAGGGGATTACCGGACATGAGGGATCATTACAGACAGGACAGATGATCGATTTCGGAACTGATATCGTTGGAGGGATCACCCCGGGAAAAGGAGGGAACCTGGTTAATGACAGGCCTGTTTTTGATTCAGTAAAGGAAGCCCTCACAGAAACAGATGCGAACGCATCCGTTATCTTTGTCCCACCCAAATTTGCGGCTGATTCGATATTTGAAGCTATAGATTACGGGATCGAATTAATCGTCTGCATCACTGAAGGAATACCTGTTCATGATATGATGCGTGTGTGGTCGTACCTTAAAACGTCATCTTCAAGGCTTCTGGGGCCCAATTGTCCGGGTATAACAACTCCAGGGGATTCAAAGATCGGGATAATGCCAAATAATATACATAAACCAGGTAATATCGGGGTTGTTTCACGAAGCGGAACCCTTACTTATGAGATAGTTGATATGCTTTCAAAAAATGGTATCGGGCAGTCAACATCTGTTGGCATTGGTGGTGATCCTGTAAGCGGGACTTCATTTGTGGACATACTGGAATTGTTTGAAGATGATCCTGGAACCCATGCTGTCGTAATGGTAGGTGAAATCGGGGGAACTGCGGAAGAAGAATCCATTGATTTCATAAAGCAGATGAGTAAACCCGTCATCAGTTATATAGTGGGTGTTTCTGCGCCCCCGGGAAAAACCATGGGCCATGCAGGAGCTATTATATCAATGGGTGTCGGGACAGCACTTGAAAAAATCCAGGCGTTTGAAAAAGCAGGTATCACTGTAGCAAAAAGCCCTTCTGACATTGTGCAGCTGGTAAAGAACAGCTTATAG
- the sucC gene encoding ADP-forming succinate--CoA ligase subunit beta has translation MKLYEYASKEIFSKYNIPIPASTLVSDADGAKEAARKMGDVVIKAQVLTGGRGKAGGIARASSPQKANIQAKRILGISIKEYPVKKVLIEEYREPIKEMYLGITIDRKRKCPVIMASSQGGIDIEEIAKSSPERITMMHIHPLTGIHEYQARMLANSLDRNKSPELINIIKKLYRVFIDKDCQLVEINPLAETQDGVIALDAKMVIDDNALFRQDFTEEETGSLEEMARKNGMSYVGLDGEIGCVVNGAGLAMATLDMIKQHGGEPANFMDVRAGANARQVKMALEIVSSNKNVKAIIINIFGGLTKCDEVAKGIIEIFPKIKIPLVVRLSGTNELEGRAMLGKYGIHMASSTEEAAKGVVELGHSN, from the coding sequence ATGAAATTGTACGAATATGCATCAAAGGAGATTTTTTCTAAATATAATATCCCTATCCCCGCAAGTACCCTTGTTTCAGATGCAGATGGCGCTAAAGAGGCTGCAAGGAAAATGGGAGATGTGGTCATAAAAGCCCAGGTCTTAACAGGTGGGCGGGGAAAAGCAGGAGGAATTGCAAGAGCATCAAGTCCCCAGAAGGCAAATATCCAGGCAAAGCGGATACTCGGAATATCGATAAAAGAATATCCTGTGAAAAAAGTACTTATCGAGGAATACAGGGAACCCATAAAAGAGATGTATCTCGGGATCACTATCGACAGGAAGAGAAAATGTCCTGTCATAATGGCAAGCTCCCAGGGCGGGATAGATATCGAGGAAATAGCAAAAAGTTCCCCTGAAAGGATCACAATGATGCATATCCATCCTCTTACCGGTATCCATGAATATCAGGCAAGGATGCTTGCAAATTCACTTGACAGGAACAAATCCCCTGAACTTATTAATATTATAAAAAAACTGTACCGTGTTTTTATAGACAAGGATTGCCAGCTTGTTGAGATAAATCCACTGGCAGAGACTCAAGATGGGGTGATTGCGCTTGATGCAAAAATGGTCATCGATGATAACGCCTTATTCAGGCAGGATTTTACAGAAGAAGAAACGGGCTCTCTTGAGGAAATGGCAAGGAAAAACGGTATGAGCTATGTTGGGCTTGATGGTGAAATCGGGTGCGTAGTAAACGGTGCGGGTCTTGCAATGGCAACTCTCGATATGATAAAACAACATGGGGGAGAACCTGCGAATTTTATGGATGTCCGTGCAGGAGCTAATGCACGGCAGGTAAAAATGGCACTAGAGATAGTATCATCCAATAAAAATGTGAAAGCAATAATAATTAATATTTTCGGGGGTCTCACTAAATGTGATGAGGTCGCAAAAGGTATTATAGAAATATTCCCCAAAATAAAAATACCGCTCGTTGTAAGGCTTTCAGGAACAAATGAATTAGAGGGAAGGGCAATGCTTGGAAAATACGGGATTCACATGGCATCATCGACTGAGGAAGCGGCTAAAGGAGTTGTTGAGCTTGGGCATTCTAATTGA
- a CDS encoding DNA polymerase sliding clamp, with amino-acid sequence MFKALIGAEKLKDSIESISTLVDEARFRLTPQGLSVKAVDPANVAMVSFEISKDAFDSFEATEGELGIDLTKLIGVMEMAEKSDNIELELDEASHKLIVRMRGLAYTMSLLDPSSIRKEPKVPSLDLPAHIVIRGEDIKRAVKAAEKVSDYMSMGVKGDVFFMEAEGDTDKVHVELGKNQLIDLQGTDAKSLFSLDYLSDMSKILGKSNEVNIDLGKDFPLKIRIKIAEGHGEVSYMLAPRVESE; translated from the coding sequence ATGTTTAAGGCATTAATAGGCGCAGAAAAACTGAAAGACTCAATAGAATCAATATCCACACTCGTAGATGAAGCACGGTTCAGGCTTACCCCTCAGGGTCTGTCAGTAAAGGCAGTGGATCCTGCAAATGTCGCCATGGTGAGTTTTGAGATTTCAAAAGATGCTTTTGATTCTTTTGAGGCAACAGAAGGTGAACTTGGTATCGACCTCACAAAATTGATCGGGGTAATGGAGATGGCAGAAAAGAGCGATAATATAGAGCTTGAGCTTGATGAGGCCAGCCATAAACTAATTGTAAGGATGCGCGGACTTGCTTACACAATGTCCCTTCTTGACCCTTCATCCATTCGCAAAGAACCGAAAGTTCCTTCCCTTGACCTTCCGGCGCACATCGTTATCCGGGGGGAAGACATAAAGAGGGCTGTAAAAGCTGCTGAAAAAGTGAGCGATTACATGTCCATGGGAGTTAAAGGAGATGTTTTTTTCATGGAAGCAGAAGGAGACACGGATAAGGTACATGTGGAATTAGGAAAAAACCAGTTAATAGATCTCCAGGGGACCGATGCAAAATCATTATTCTCCCTTGATTATCTCTCTGATATGAGTAAAATCCTCGGGAAATCAAATGAAGTCAATATCGACCTGGGAAAGGATTTCCCGCTCAAGATCAGGATCAAGATCGCTGAAGGCCACGGAGAGGTCAGTTATATGCTGGCTCCCAGGGTTGAATCAGAATAG
- a CDS encoding replication factor C small subunit, with protein sequence MIKEEIWIEKYRPKKLEDVVGQVEVIKRLKSYVQSRNLPHLLFSGPPGVGKTASAICVARELFGESWMNNFTELNASDERGIDVVRTKIKNFARTAPLGEAEFKIIFLDEADALTSDAQSALRRTMERYTSSCRFILSCNYSSKIIEPIQSRCAVYRFKPISSAAVEEKVKQIAKIEGVTLTDDGLEAIRYVAAGDMRRAINALQAAAMLDKTVNLDAIYKTTSTAKPEEITELIKLALDGNFMKARAKLDYLLIEQGLSGEDIIGQIFRAMFDMQIPDKLKVDLIDRIGEIDFRMAEGANERIQLEALIAHFILCGSKK encoded by the coding sequence ATGATAAAAGAGGAAATCTGGATCGAGAAATACCGCCCCAAAAAACTCGAGGATGTTGTGGGGCAGGTCGAAGTAATAAAGCGCCTTAAATCCTATGTACAGTCCAGGAATCTCCCGCACCTTCTCTTCTCAGGGCCTCCGGGTGTCGGGAAAACGGCCTCGGCAATATGCGTGGCGCGGGAACTTTTCGGGGAAAGCTGGATGAATAATTTCACCGAGTTAAATGCCAGCGATGAGCGCGGCATAGATGTTGTGAGGACAAAGATCAAGAACTTCGCAAGGACTGCGCCTCTTGGTGAGGCTGAATTCAAGATCATATTCCTCGATGAGGCCGATGCGCTGACTTCTGATGCACAATCGGCACTGCGGAGGACAATGGAAAGATATACAAGTTCCTGCAGGTTTATCCTGTCGTGCAACTATTCTTCAAAAATAATCGAACCCATCCAGTCCAGGTGTGCAGTCTACAGGTTCAAACCTATATCAAGCGCAGCGGTTGAGGAAAAGGTGAAGCAGATCGCTAAAATTGAGGGAGTGACGCTGACCGATGACGGCCTTGAAGCCATACGATATGTGGCAGCCGGGGATATGAGGCGCGCCATTAATGCTTTGCAGGCTGCTGCAATGCTTGATAAGACCGTTAATCTTGATGCTATTTATAAGACCACTTCTACAGCAAAACCCGAAGAAATCACTGAATTGATAAAACTTGCTCTTGATGGGAATTTCATGAAAGCCCGCGCAAAGCTTGATTATTTATTGATCGAGCAGGGGCTTTCGGGTGAGGATATAATTGGACAGATATTCCGTGCCATGTTTGATATGCAGATCCCTGATAAGCTCAAAGTTGACCTGATAGACCGCATTGGTGAGATTGATTTTCGGATGGCAGAAGGAGCTAACGAGCGAATACAACTTGAGGCATTGATCGCTCACTTTATCCTGTGTGGTTCTAAAAAATGA
- a CDS encoding small multi-drug export protein yields the protein MTLEAFLLEMFSSIPAWIAVIIMAALPVAELRLAIPIAILKPPYGFGMDPVSAFSLAVIGNMLPVIPLLLYLEPVSNYLRRWKTWDRYFTWLFERTHRKHSAEFEKYGSIGLAIFVGIPLPATGAWTGCAAAFVFGFKFRNAFLAIFAGVLLAGIVMTLLTMGINIFNGI from the coding sequence ATGACGCTTGAAGCTTTTCTCCTGGAAATGTTCAGTTCAATCCCCGCCTGGATTGCGGTCATAATTATGGCGGCGCTTCCTGTAGCAGAATTGCGGCTTGCGATCCCGATAGCCATCTTGAAACCCCCGTATGGGTTCGGGATGGATCCTGTTTCGGCATTTTCTCTTGCAGTAATTGGCAATATGCTTCCGGTCATCCCGCTCCTTTTATACCTTGAACCGGTATCGAACTATCTTCGCCGCTGGAAAACCTGGGACAGGTATTTTACTTGGCTGTTTGAAAGAACCCATAGAAAGCACAGCGCAGAGTTTGAAAAATACGGGTCTATCGGGCTTGCGATATTTGTTGGCATACCTTTACCTGCTACAGGTGCATGGACAGGCTGTGCAGCGGCATTTGTTTTCGGATTCAAATTCAGGAACGCTTTTCTTGCAATATTTGCCGGTGTTTTATTAGCCGGGATTGTGATGACTCTCCTGACAATGGGAATAAATATATTTAATGGTATATAG
- a CDS encoding circadian clock protein KaiC: MNDKHPIHTTISTEALRILERYEKELGAKNIVLERALLGMDKLRFKEKVDAQSISRLIKRVNAGISGLDNLIEGGIPEGFVVVVTGPPGTGKTTFSLQYLMEGLRRDERCIFFSFEEKVEHLMKQSIRFGWDIGEYIDKGYLEIFGFTMLSTEEIIEIINVFKPKRIVFDSLNTFFDIHEFRRSSQWRSILKEIRDKKITCLAITEKRHGIEVKEFDEFDFMGDGIIFFDKNQRYDLDPYPTYYLQIQKLRITKINEMPHPFIFAGHGLELIGNKGLAKLFGGTQHAIEKTSTKDETSAKPADINPTRTFLT; encoded by the coding sequence ATGAACGACAAACATCCCATACACACAACCATCAGCACCGAAGCATTGAGGATACTTGAACGTTACGAGAAAGAACTTGGTGCGAAGAACATAGTCCTTGAGCGCGCACTTCTCGGGATGGATAAACTGCGTTTCAAGGAAAAAGTAGATGCTCAGAGCATCAGCAGGTTGATAAAAAGGGTAAATGCAGGGATATCCGGCCTTGATAACCTGATAGAAGGAGGAATACCAGAGGGCTTTGTCGTAGTAGTGACAGGTCCGCCTGGTACGGGAAAAACCACTTTTTCATTGCAGTATCTAATGGAAGGTTTAAGGAGGGACGAACGATGTATTTTCTTCTCATTTGAAGAGAAAGTGGAACATCTTATGAAACAATCCATCCGGTTCGGGTGGGATATAGGTGAATATATCGATAAAGGGTATCTGGAAATTTTCGGGTTCACAATGCTTTCAACTGAAGAGATCATTGAAATAATCAATGTTTTCAAGCCAAAAAGAATTGTTTTTGATTCACTCAACACTTTTTTCGACATACATGAATTCCGAAGATCATCCCAGTGGAGAAGTATCCTGAAAGAAATAAGGGATAAGAAAATAACATGTCTTGCGATCACTGAAAAAAGGCATGGCATTGAAGTAAAGGAATTTGACGAATTTGATTTTATGGGTGATGGCATTATATTTTTCGACAAAAACCAGAGGTATGACCTGGATCCATATCCAACATATTATCTCCAGATCCAGAAATTGCGAATTACAAAAATAAATGAAATGCCGCACCCATTTATATTTGCAGGGCACGGGCTGGAACTTATAGGCAATAAAGGACTTGCTAAATTATTTGGAGGAACTCAGCATGCAATAGAAAAAACTTCAACAAAGGATGAAACTTCTGCTAAGCCTGCTGATATTAATCCTACCCGGACATTTCTTACTTGA
- a CDS encoding winged helix-turn-helix transcriptional regulator has translation MILRSKKEITRFQILVEIAAHQPDVMQKEIASRIGITPQAVSEYIKDLVQEGFLYSDGRVRYRVTKNGIEWVLERAMELKKYARFVMEDIVSHISVATAIARENFSRGEMVCLMMENGLLYAGKEGEVTGITISDAVDGEDVGVTELKGMISFPPVNIVICKVPRVEKGGSRNVDYDLLKKRTQEKPYIAAIGVEALVSLRKINVKPNILFGAKESVVEAAYHGLSSLVVSVDEEVPGLLNRLESEGLNYEVVDLRKSET, from the coding sequence ATGATATTACGGAGTAAAAAAGAAATAACCAGATTCCAGATCCTTGTTGAAATCGCAGCGCATCAGCCCGATGTCATGCAAAAGGAGATCGCCAGCAGGATAGGCATAACACCCCAGGCAGTTTCAGAATATATAAAAGACCTTGTCCAGGAAGGATTTTTATATTCTGATGGGCGCGTGCGCTACCGTGTTACAAAAAATGGAATTGAATGGGTTCTTGAAAGGGCGATGGAGTTAAAGAAATATGCCCGTTTTGTCATGGAAGATATTGTCAGCCATATATCCGTGGCTACTGCTATTGCCAGGGAAAATTTCTCCAGGGGAGAAATGGTCTGTTTGATGATGGAAAACGGTCTTTTATATGCAGGAAAAGAAGGAGAAGTTACAGGGATTACAATTTCAGATGCAGTGGACGGAGAGGATGTTGGAGTAACAGAATTAAAAGGGATGATAAGTTTTCCACCTGTCAATATTGTCATCTGCAAAGTTCCGCGCGTGGAAAAAGGCGGCTCACGGAACGTGGATTATGATCTGTTAAAGAAACGAACGCAGGAAAAGCCATATATTGCAGCAATAGGTGTTGAGGCTCTCGTATCCCTTCGCAAGATCAATGTCAAGCCAAACATTCTTTTCGGTGCAAAAGAGTCCGTGGTTGAAGCTGCTTATCACGGCCTGTCATCACTTGTGGTTTCGGTTGATGAGGAAGTTCCTGGCCTGCTTAACAGGCTTGAGTCCGAAGGGCTTAACTATGAAGTCGTGGATTTGAGAAAATCAGAAACATGA
- a CDS encoding ArsR family transcriptional regulator: MGKRIRIINEPSDIVPLLRAFGIESHKKVFDCIQTGWKTLNEIEKEVGFDPTESLSILKKSGFVESKWRMPLPGQKPEKEFHSSYSRVQVNFECSVEDLSDMIMVTFKSDSELRGYLDLIEKEVKAGNQSMNGLQRVIDKSIMYIRAVARRSPILTVKGQRIEIFGETE, translated from the coding sequence ATGGGAAAGAGAATTCGAATTATTAATGAACCTTCAGATATCGTTCCACTTTTACGTGCCTTTGGCATTGAGTCCCACAAAAAAGTTTTTGATTGCATCCAGACAGGCTGGAAGACCCTTAATGAGATCGAAAAAGAAGTTGGTTTCGATCCGACTGAAAGTCTTAGTATTTTGAAGAAAAGCGGATTTGTTGAAAGTAAATGGAGAATGCCCCTGCCAGGACAAAAACCTGAAAAAGAATTCCATTCATCTTATTCAAGAGTACAGGTCAATTTTGAGTGTTCTGTTGAAGATCTGAGCGATATGATCATGGTTACGTTCAAGAGTGACAGCGAATTGCGCGGCTATCTTGACCTTATAGAAAAGGAAGTAAAAGCAGGGAACCAGTCAATGAACGGCCTCCAGAGGGTTATTGATAAGAGTATTATGTACATCCGCGCAGTAGCAAGACGTTCTCCGATCCTTACAGTTAAAGGGCAAAGGATTGAGATATTCGGGGAAACCGAATGA